A genomic region of Magnolia sinica isolate HGM2019 chromosome 6, MsV1, whole genome shotgun sequence contains the following coding sequences:
- the LOC131249231 gene encoding glucan endo-1,3-beta-glucosidase 8-like has translation MLKLQFLIWVFLAGFLRSVVVVEGLGVNWGTMASHQLPPDIVVQLLKDNGFQQVKLFDADQTTMKALAGSGLEVMVAIPNNMLTTMTDYDSAKNWVKRNVSRYNFNGGVNIKYVAVGNEPFLSSYNNSFLNVTFPALQNIQRALNEAGVGDTIKATVPLNADVYNSPASNSVPSAGRFRSDISDLMTQIVQFLNQNGAPFTVNIYPFLSLYADDNFPVDFAFFDGVVTPIADNGIQYTNVFDANFDTLVSALKAVGFGDLPILVGEVGWPTDGDKNANIGYAQRFYNGLLKRLAANQGTPLRPTNIQVYLFSLIDEDAKSIAPGSFERHWGIFKYDGQLKYSLDLSGGAQNRFLVPAKGVEYLPTKWCVYNPNAKDTSKLGDNVNYACTYADCTALGYGSSCNGLDEMGNASYAFNMYFQVQNHKEESCNFEGLAVLTDRNISQGTCNFIIQIARAPACGPSLVTAAIVSIILIFFL, from the exons ATGTTGAAATTGCAATTCTTGATCTGGGTTTTCCTTGCCGGGTTCCTGCGTTCTGTCGTTGTCGTCGAAGGCCTCGGTGTGAACTGGGGAACAATGGCATCGCACCAGCTGCCGCCAGATATCGTCGTCCAGCTccttaaagacaatggattccagCAGGTGAAGCTGTTCGATGCCGACCAGACCACGATGAAGGCACTGGCTGGATCAGGGCTAGAAGTGATGGTGGCGATCCCGAACAACATGCTGACGACAATGACAGATTACGATTCGGCGAAGAACTGGGTGAAGAGGAATGTCAGCAGATATAATTTCAATGGAGGAGTAAACATCAA ATACGTAGCGGTTGGAAATGAACCTTTCCTCTCATCTTACAACAATTCATTCTTGAACGTTACATTCCCGGCCCTGCAAAACATACAAAGAGCCCTCAATGAGGCGGGCGTCGGTGACACCATAAAGGCTACTGTGCCCCTCAATGCCGATGTCTATAACTCCCCCGCGAGCAACAGCGTCCCATCCGCTGGGCGATTCCGTTCTGACATCAGTGATCTGATGACCCAGATCGTCCAGTTCCTCAACCAAAATGGGGCACCCTTCACTGTCAACATCTACCCTTTCCTGAGCCTCTACGCCGACGACAACTTCCCTGTGGACTTTGCTTTCTTTGATGGGGTGGTTACTCCGATAGCTGATAACGGAATTCAGTACACCAATGTGTTTGACGctaactttgatactctggtgtcTGCTCTAAAAGCAGTTGGCTTTGGTGACTTGCCAATCTTGGTTGGAGAAGTCGGGTGGCCCACCGACGGAGACAAGAACGCCAACATTGGTTACGCTCAGCGGTTTTACAACGGCCTCTTGAAGCGGTTGGCGGCCAATCAGGGGACCCCACTGCGGCCCACCAACATACAAGTATACTTGTTCAGTCTGATTGATGAGGATGCTAAGAGCATTGCACCGGGGAGCTTCGAGCGCCATTGGGGAATCTTTAAGTATGATGGTCAGCTCAAGTACTCGCTGGAtctttcaggtggggcccagaaCAGGTTTCTGGTGCCGGCAAAGGGCGTTGAGTACTTGCCGACGAAGTGGTGTGTCTACAATCCGAATGCGAAGGATACGAGCAAGCTCGGAGATAATGTCAACTATGCATGCACCTATGCTGATTGCACCGCGCTTGGGTACGGGTCATCGTGCAATGGCTTGGATGAGATGGGGAATGCTTCATATGCATTCAACATGTATTTCCAAGTGCAAAACCACAAGGAGGAGAGCTGCAATTTTGAAGGCCTGGCCGTGTTGACGGATCGGAACATTTCACAGGGGACATGCAATTTCATCATCCAGATTGCCAGGGCGCCGGCCTGTGGCCCATCGCTTGTAACGGCGGCGATTGTATCGATAATCctaattttctttctttag